The bacterium genome includes the window TCCCACCAACGGTATGCCATCCCAAGCGCACGCCGGGGAAGCTCGTGTACACGAGTACCCCGCCGTTCACCGCCGCGTTCCAGGACAGATCGGGAATGCCACGACGGCCCTGCAAATTCGGGATGCCGGACTGGAAGGCCGGGGTGGCGAACAGCACGCTGCGCCCGCCCCCGGTCGCGATCCGATCCCAGTCTTCTTTCCATACCGCTTCGGTCCGCCCGCCCGGAACGACGTTGAAGTTTAAGTAACTGGCCCGGCAGGTGTTGACAGGGGTGCCTGCCGCCAAGCAGGTGAAATAGGTGGACGCTTGGACTGTCGGGTTCCATCGCCAGCCGAACTGCAGCCAAGTTCCCCCTGCCGAGGTCACCAGCGGGTCCGACGACGGCCAGTTCACGGTCGGGAAGGGGAACACCCGCATCTGTTTGTCGACGTTCGCGGTGCCAGTGTCGCCGCTCGAGCCCAGCACGGTCATCCCGTTCGCAGCGGCCTGCTGGTAGATCTTGTCGAACCGCGCCACCTGCGGATCCCCGGCCCCGTGGAACGACTGCTCGGTGGCCGCGAAGCTCTGGCTCATGGCCGAGCCCGGGAAGTTGACCGTCGCGATCTCTTCGCCCTTGAGCATGTTCGGGAACCCCTGTACATCCTCGGTCTCGGACGGGACGGTCGCGATCAAGACGATCTTTGCGTCGGGCGCGATGGCATGAGCCCATTGCAGATCCAGGCTGGTCTCGACGGCCCAGCCGACCGGGGCGCCGTTGACCGAGTTGTTGAAGGGCGGTGTGCCGTCCGGGTGGATGATCGTGAGGTCCGGCTGGGGCAGGCCGAAGGTGGTGCTGAAGACCTGTAGATCGTGCAGGGCTGTCGGGCTGCCGTACGAGTCGACAATGACGATCGTCTGCCCCGCCCCGGCGTTACGTGGGTTCGCATTATGGAGGGCGCCGACGCCGTAGGCGGCATAGATATCGGACGGGGCATAGCAGTGGATGAAAGCCGACTTGAACACCGGCGCCGGGGTGATGCATGCCGCAGCAGCAGCAGGGATCGCCGCCTGATCGGGCTCATCGGGTGCCACAGCGACGAGCGGCACGAACTGCAGGATCCCGCGGGGCGTAGGCGACCCCGCCACAGCCACCGCTGCGACGAGGGTGAAGATCGCGAACAGGGCCGGACGCGTCCAGGTCCGAAATCGTGGCATACTGCTACCCCCCTCTCTCAGATCGAAGTGGTTATCAGAATATCAGGCATGGCTTCCCTTCAAACCGGTAATCGTTCCTTCCTTCGGTCGATTGCCCGTCCCTGTCTGTTTGAATGAGAACACGCATTTCATGCCGGCAAATTCGCGTGAGCGGCATTTTTGTATGGGGACACGAGAGAATGTGCTGCTGGCGAATCGCTTGTTGAGTCTATCGAAGACAGGAGCTAACGGTGGAGCGGGAAACGGGACTCGAACCCGTTTCCCGCTTTATGACCGGGCTCGCGGGTCAGCGCACGGAGACCTCGACGCTGGCCGGGTCGGACTGGACGCCGTTTACGATCTCCACGGCGGAGATGACATACGGGAACGCCACAAAGGGAATCGACGAGACGTTCATGTCCACCCTCCAGCGCCCCGCCTTATTGGCGACGGTCTGCTGCTGGATCGTGTTTCCGAGCAGACGCGGTTGCGCCTTGACGACGACGATCGCCCCTGGGCTCGCCGAGCCTTCCACCGAGAACGCGTTTCCGACCGTTGCCCCGTTGCCGGGGACGGCGATCGACGGCGCGGAGACGACGGTGACGGTCGGGGTCTGCGCCGATGTGTCGGCCACGTTCACTTCGTAGGCCTCATTGGTCCCTTCGATAACCAGGAAGCGGGCGTTGCGCCCGTTCTGGAACGCGCCGAAGTCCGCCGCCTGACCGTTCAGGGTGATCCTGGCGTCATTGAGGACGACGAATGACACACCGCTGGTAAGCGTGACGGTACGGTTCCGGCCGTTCACCGTCGCGATCCGGCCGGACGCGCCGACCCGGTACTGTGCGGTGATCTTCACCGCTTGGTTCTGGCCGTTCATGTCAACCACGACGTGATCGCCGCGCTGGAGCGCCCCGAGCGGCGCGGAGCCGCCCGCATTACCCTGCGCATTGTAGCGGAAGATGGCCGTCTCGGGCAGGACCGGAATCGTGTAGTCTTGGTTGTTGCTCCGGACGACAATCTGAGGGTGGTCACCGGACGATACGGACATGAGCCGCCCCGAGAGCGTCTGGCCCGGCGACGGTGCCGGGGGTGGGGTCTGTAGAATCGGGGGCGGCGGCGTGCCGGCACCGGTCGAGCCAATCAGGATCGTCTGGCTTGCCTCAACCCACTGCACGTTTGCCCCGAGCGACTCGCTGATGAAGCGGAGCGGGACCATCGTCCTGCCCGCGATCGTGAAGGCTGGAACGTCGAGCAGGGCCGCGTTAGAATTGACGCGCGCCTGTCGCGACCCGATGGTCAACTCCACCGTCTGCGGTCCCCGAACCGCAACGATATGCTGCGTTTGGGGGTCGAAGTCGACCGTGGCCCCAAGGCGCTCAAAGATCCCCCGCAACGGCACAAGCACCCGCCCCTGGATCATACTGGGCGGCACGTCAAACGAGAGCGGCTGCCCATCGACGTACACTCGAATAGGCGCCTGTTGCGCGAACACACCAGCAGGCAACATCAAACTCACTGCAACAACGAGGCTCACGAGCAGCGAAACGTTACGCCGCATCATGTTCCTCCCTCCTTTCGAGGCCGCTCTGTTCCCGAAACGGCCCTATGGATGAGTGCACCGCTCTTTCAACAGACCATTTTTCCCCGGGGATCCGGCCCCGAAACACATCGGGGGCGCCCATCAGGCGCCCCCGGCAGCGTAGAATCTGTGGAGTTTTTCCGCCAGATTACCCGTCCGTCGGCAGGTGCATGTACATCGACTGCAGCGCGATGCGCCCCGGCCCGGTGAAGCGGTTCCAGAAGATCTGGCCCGCGCTCGCAAAGAGCCCGGTCGAGAACTTTTGGAAGATGGTCTGCATCTGCACAGAGCGGTCCTTGTAGACCCACCCGCCCGGCTCGATGTCGATCTGCTCGTTCGGGCCGAGGGTCACTTCGAAGACGTTGCCGTAACCGTGCAACCACAGGATCCCGTCCTGCCGCAGGCAGGTGAAGGTGTCAATAAAAAACCCCGTGCCGCTGAACAGAATATTGGCGGCGCCCTTGACCCGGGTGAACGAGTAGTCCACGCCGTCCGTCGCGGCGAGGAACTGGTGCTCCCGGACGTCCACCGCCTCGCCGACCTTCATGTGCAGGCCAAACACGTGCCCCGCTCCGTCCCGGCTAAACGCGATCCTGCCCGGCCCTTTGGCCTGGGTCATGAATACCGGCATCCCCGAGAGCACCCGTTTGAACGCCCCCTTGAGGGGTTTGAGGGACACTTCGACGGCGGGATCCTTCCACAGCAGAATATGGTGCTCGAAGTACACCTGCATGGCCGACAGCTCCACGTGGAGCGCCGGAACGAGTTCGCCCTCGATGTGATACGTGACGCCGCCAAATGTCTCATCGCGAGCCGTGGTGGGAAGCAGGATGGGAACCGCCATGAACAGCACCTCCTCATCTCATTACCTTTCTCGACAGGTACGAGCCGTGCGCGAGGCAAAAAAGAAAGATGGAACGACCACGGTGTCCGAACGCGTAAGATGAGTGCCCCAATGGATGGGGGCTTAGACCCGGGGGCCGCCCGAGCCGGCGCGGCGCGGGATGGGGGCCGCGGCCGAGATCAGGAGTGAGAGCATGCGGGACCTTCACCGCGATGCCGTTGTGGTGGACTGCCATAACGATTTGATCCTGCTCGTTGCGAGGAAACGAGCACTGGGAGAAGCCGGTTACTTTCGGGATCACGTCATCCCAACGCTCCGAGAGGGGGGTGTGGACGTCCAAGTCGTCCCCATATTTATGGAAAGCGAATACGCGGCCGAGGGAGCCCTGCGCCGGACGCTCCAACTCGTCGAGTACGTTCACCAGGAGGTCGAGGCGAACCGCGACGCGGTGGCGCTTTGCCTGACCGGCGGAGAGATCGACGAGGCGGTCGCGCAGGATAAGATCGCCTTGGTCCTCGCGCTGGAGGGCTGCGAGGGTGTCGGGCGGCATGTCGAGCTTTTGGGCACGATGTTTCGGCTCGGCGTGCGCATTGCCTCGTTCACGCACTTCGGTCGGACGCTACTGGCGGACGGCAGCGGCGAGGACGACACCGGTGGTCGGTTGACGCACGCCGGGGTCGCCGCGGTCAGGGAAATGGAACGTGTGGGGATCCTCGTCGACGTCTCCCATCTCTCCGAGGCCGGGACGCGCCACGTGTTTGAAATCGCCACCCGCCCGGTGATCGCTTCACATTCTTCGGCCCGCGTCCTCTGTGATCACCACCGCAACCTCACCGACGATCAGTTGCGGGCCATCGCGATCACGGGCGGGGTGATCGGGATCAACTTCTTCCCTGCATTCGTGGACAGGGACCATCCCACCGTGGACCGGGTCGTGGATCACATCGAGCACGTCGCGACGGTCGCCGGCATCGAGCACGTCGGAATCGGACCGGACTTTATCAAGGAATACTACGACGAGGTCTATCCTCAGTACCCAACCTTCAAGGTCCAGGGCCTCGACGCCAGGACGCCGGTCGAGGGCCTCGCGGGCCCGCAGGACCTGCCGGCCGTGACACAGGCGCTGCGGCGCAGAGGCATATCCGAGAAGGACGCGCGCAAGATTCTCGGAGAGAACTTCCTCCGCGTGTTCCGGTCCGGGTTGGGCGTCCCTGGAAGATAACGGGACATGGGAGGTTGGGGGAGGCCCCGAGGGAGGCCTCCCCGCGGCGGTTATTTGGGCGTCAGGTCCATCGCCTCGGTGATCCTAGTGAACGGGATCTTGGCGGTCTCATTCACCTGCTTTACCAGGTCCGCGTTCGACGCCTCGAACAGGCACATGCAGTGCGACTCGCCGGGCACAAACGTGCTGCGGATGTACCGCACGGGCTTGCCTTGTGCGCTGAACTGCC containing:
- a CDS encoding S53 family peptidase, with translation MPRFRTWTRPALFAIFTLVAAVAVAGSPTPRGILQFVPLVAVAPDEPDQAAIPAAAAACITPAPVFKSAFIHCYAPSDIYAAYGVGALHNANPRNAGAGQTIVIVDSYGSPTALHDLQVFSTTFGLPQPDLTIIHPDGTPPFNNSVNGAPVGWAVETSLDLQWAHAIAPDAKIVLIATVPSETEDVQGFPNMLKGEEIATVNFPGSAMSQSFAATEQSFHGAGDPQVARFDKIYQQAAANGMTVLGSSGDTGTANVDKQMRVFPFPTVNWPSSDPLVTSAGGTWLQFGWRWNPTVQASTYFTCLAAGTPVNTCRASYLNFNVVPGGRTEAVWKEDWDRIATGGGRSVLFATPAFQSGIPNLQGRRGIPDLSWNAAVNGGVLVYTSFPGVRLGWHTVGGTSAASPQLTALIAVANQMRAQAGKGPVGYLNPRLYQLPAADFLDIVPLAFGTGAGVTTLNSNAEYGSGVPGMPTTAGWDLTTGFGSPKANQFVTDLAAQP
- a CDS encoding copper amine oxidase N-terminal domain-containing protein, which produces MMRRNVSLLVSLVVAVSLMLPAGVFAQQAPIRVYVDGQPLSFDVPPSMIQGRVLVPLRGIFERLGATVDFDPQTQHIVAVRGPQTVELTIGSRQARVNSNAALLDVPAFTIAGRTMVPLRFISESLGANVQWVEASQTILIGSTGAGTPPPPILQTPPPAPSPGQTLSGRLMSVSSGDHPQIVVRSNNQDYTIPVLPETAIFRYNAQGNAGGSAPLGALQRGDHVVVDMNGQNQAVKITAQYRVGASGRIATVNGRNRTVTLTSGVSFVVLNDARITLNGQAADFGAFQNGRNARFLVIEGTNEAYEVNVADTSAQTPTVTVVSAPSIAVPGNGATVGNAFSVEGSASPGAIVVVKAQPRLLGNTIQQQTVANKAGRWRVDMNVSSIPFVAFPYVISAVEIVNGVQSDPASVEVSVR
- a CDS encoding AIM24 family protein, producing the protein MAVPILLPTTARDETFGGVTYHIEGELVPALHVELSAMQVYFEHHILLWKDPAVEVSLKPLKGAFKRVLSGMPVFMTQAKGPGRIAFSRDGAGHVFGLHMKVGEAVDVREHQFLAATDGVDYSFTRVKGAANILFSGTGFFIDTFTCLRQDGILWLHGYGNVFEVTLGPNEQIDIEPGGWVYKDRSVQMQTIFQKFSTGLFASAGQIFWNRFTGPGRIALQSMYMHLPTDG
- a CDS encoding dipeptidase: MRDLHRDAVVVDCHNDLILLVARKRALGEAGYFRDHVIPTLREGGVDVQVVPIFMESEYAAEGALRRTLQLVEYVHQEVEANRDAVALCLTGGEIDEAVAQDKIALVLALEGCEGVGRHVELLGTMFRLGVRIASFTHFGRTLLADGSGEDDTGGRLTHAGVAAVREMERVGILVDVSHLSEAGTRHVFEIATRPVIASHSSARVLCDHHRNLTDDQLRAIAITGGVIGINFFPAFVDRDHPTVDRVVDHIEHVATVAGIEHVGIGPDFIKEYYDEVYPQYPTFKVQGLDARTPVEGLAGPQDLPAVTQALRRRGISEKDARKILGENFLRVFRSGLGVPGR
- a CDS encoding DUF4242 domain-containing protein translates to MPVYMVDRNLPGVTIDQLAAAQKAAIETSRQFSAQGKPVRYIRSTFVPGESHCMCLFEASNADLVKQVNETAKIPFTRITEAMDLTPK